The region AAAATTAAGCACCAGCTGAACGACGCCCGGTGCCTGAGAAATCTGTGGGATCATTGCTGTCGACCCTAATGAGAATAGTGTGAAATCGTTTGCGTTGTGTCTGGAAAGTTTTATCACATTTTTTTCTTATGTGCTTCGTAGAATTACGGGCAAAATCCGCCTGTCAAAAATCGCTGAAATCACTAATGATTAGAGAGAAGCGGTTTATATTCCCATCAGCCTTGCTGGTGTTCATTTAAGGAAAGTTTTGTTTATGGTCAACCTTCGTCAGCCCAGGGATGTCGCGCAGATACTGCTATCGGTGCTGTTCTTAGCCATTATGATTATTGCGTGTCTGTGGATTGTTCGCCCTTTCGTGCTCGGATTTGCCTGGGCCGCGACCGTCGTCGTCGCGACCTGGCCTTTACTCTTACGTTTGCAGAAGCTGCTGTTTGGTCGCCGCGGCCTGGCCGTGCTGGTGATGACGCTGCTGTTATTCCTGCTGTTCATCATTCCCATTGCACTGCTGGTTAACAGCCTGGTTGACAGCAGCGGCCCGGTTATTCGTGCGGTCACCAGCGGTGACATGACGCTGCCGGATCTCGCGTGGCTGAACAGCATTCCGGTTGTGGGCGCCAAACTGTACAGCGGCTGGCATAGCCTGCTGGAGATGGGCGGTAGCGCCCTGATGGCCAAAGTGCGACCGTACATCGGGACAACCACCACCTGGTTTGTGGGGCAGGCTGCGCACATCGGTCGCTTCATGATGCACTGTGCGTTGATGCTGGTCTTCAGCGCCCTGCTTTACTGGCGCGGCGAGCAGGTTGCGCTGGGGATACGTCATTTCGCCACCCGCCTGGCAGGTAAACGCGGCGACGCCGCCGTGCTGCTGGCAGCCCAGGCCGTCCGCGCGGTGGCGCTCGGCGTGGTGGTCACAGCGCTGGTGCAGGCGGTGCTTGGCGGAATCGGGCTGGCGATTTCCGGCGTACCGTATGCCACCATTTTCACCGTCATCATGCTAATGACCTGTCTGGCACAGCTCGGTCCGCTGCTGGTGCTGGTTCCCTGCATCATCTGGCTTTACTGGACGGGGGATACGACCTGGGGCACGGTGCTGCTGGTCTGGAGTTGCGTGGTGGGCACCATGGATAACGTGATTCGCCCGCTGCTCATTCGCATGGGCGCTGACCTGCCGCTGATATTAATCCTGTCCGGGGTGATCGGGGGGTTAATTGCCTTCGGCATGATTGGTCTGTTCATCGGTCCAGTGCTGCTTGCGGTAACCTGGCGACTCTTCTCCGCCTGGGTGCATGAAGTGCCGCCGCCGGGAACCGATCCGGACGTCATCTTAAGCGAACTTGAAGAGCTGGAAGATAAGAACGCGCAGTAAGAACGTATGCCGGGTGGCGCTAACGCTTACCCGGCCTACACTCTGTGCAGGAATACTTAAACGTTGCTAAACTATTTATTCTCTGCGCACTGGTCAGACCCGCCTTTTCCTGCCTAAAACCGTCATTCTGTTCAAGAAATCTTTACCTCCCTTTAACTATTGAGACGAATCCGATCGACTCAAAATCCTGGCATGCCTACTATTAAGACACGGTTATAAATCAACACCTTGATTTATAAGCATGGAAATCCCCTGAGTGAAACAACGAATTGCTGTGTGTAGTCTTTGCCCATCTCCCACGATGGGCTTTTTTTTATCCTTTTTACGCCCGGGTCATGTCACAGCGACTGAGCATTCGCCACTCCCCCGCCAGCACCCGCGTCTCTCCGGTTACCTGTACCGTTACTGCCTCGCGAATATCCGCCGAGGACGCGCCAACCTGTAGCTCAAATTCCCCTGGCTCGACGATTCGCTTCCCGTCCCGGCGCGTGAAATTGAACATCTCTACCGGCAGGGTAAAGGTCAGCGTGGCGGTTTCTCCTGGTGAAAGCGTAACGCGCTGGAACGCTTTCAGCTCCTGAAGCGGACGCACCTGCGTGGCGACCTTATCGCGCACATACACCTGCACCACTTCACTGCCGCTGCGCTCCCCGGTGTTGGTGATATCGACGTTTAACACCACCTCTCCGCCGACCGGGACGCGACTTTCAGCCAGGCGGGCCGCGCCCCAGCTAAACTGCGTCCAGCCGAGACCGTAACCGAACGGGTAAAGTGCGCCAAAATGGAACGCAAACGGCGTGCCGCCGCTTTTCAGCTTGTGGTTGTAGTAGTACGGCATCGCCCCGGCGCTTTTCGGTACGCTCACGACCAGCCTGCCCTGCGGCTCCGCACGACCGGTTAAGACATCGGCAATCGCCCAGCCTCCTTCCTGCCCCGGCGCCCAGGCCAGCATCAGCGCGGCCACCTTATCTTCCAGCCCCTGAAGGTTATAAGGTCGCCCGCCCGTCATGACGACAATCACCGGCTTACCGGTTGCCACCAGCGCCTCCAGCAGCTGTTGCTGCACGCCCGGCAGATCCAGCGAATCGGTATCCGATCCTTCCCCCACGGTGCCGCTCTGGAATAGTCCGGCGAGGTCACCGACGCAGGCCACCACCACGTCACTCTCTTGCGCCGCGCTTACGGCGTCGGGGATCAGATCCGTGCGTTGTGAAACCGGCGACTGCTGCATCGGTTTACCGCCGCTGTCGCCAGGAAAGACTGGCGCGCCCGCCATCCGTTTTTCGATAATGTGACACCCTTTGGCGTAACGTATCTGCGATGCACCAAGATACTGTTCCAGCGCCGCGCGCGGAGTAGTCACCTGCGAGGTCTCTTCAACCATATCGCTGATGATCAGGTGCACCGGGAAGCTGTAGCCGCTCAGCAGCGCCAGCGGATCGTCTGCCGTTGGCCCCACTACCGCTACACGAGGTTTCCCGTTGAGGGGCAAAATGCCGTTGTTTTCCAGCAGCGTTATCGATTTTGTTGCCACCTCGCGCGCTACCTGCCGCGTCGCCTCATTCTGCAAATCAATACTGTCTTCGTCGGCGTACGGTTTTTCAAACAGCCCGAGGCGGAATTTTTCACTCAGCACACGCGCCACAATCTCATCCACTTTCGCCATCGAAATAAGCCCACGCTCTACCGCTTCCGCCAGATGACGCGCGCAGTCATCTTTTGGCAATTCCAC is a window of Enterobacter hormaechei ATCC 49162 DNA encoding:
- the ydiK gene encoding AI-2E family transporter YdiK; amino-acid sequence: MVNLRQPRDVAQILLSVLFLAIMIIACLWIVRPFVLGFAWAATVVVATWPLLLRLQKLLFGRRGLAVLVMTLLLFLLFIIPIALLVNSLVDSSGPVIRAVTSGDMTLPDLAWLNSIPVVGAKLYSGWHSLLEMGGSALMAKVRPYIGTTTTWFVGQAAHIGRFMMHCALMLVFSALLYWRGEQVALGIRHFATRLAGKRGDAAVLLAAQAVRAVALGVVVTALVQAVLGGIGLAISGVPYATIFTVIMLMTCLAQLGPLLVLVPCIIWLYWTGDTTWGTVLLVWSCVVGTMDNVIRPLLIRMGADLPLILILSGVIGGLIAFGMIGLFIGPVLLAVTWRLFSAWVHEVPPPGTDPDVILSELEELEDKNAQ
- a CDS encoding glycoside hydrolase family 3 N-terminal domain-containing protein, translated to MTAIYKDAGRPVHERVADLLARMSPEEKFAQMHAYWLILDENGNHRERSDLSDEFAGVSEQASLSERLKLGVGQITRPLGTHIVDAKTGVRAANRLQRMMMEETRLGIPALFHEECLVGLLCKDATLFPSSLNYGSTWDPALVQRAAEQIGKEARSVGCQQGLAPVLDVSRDVRWGRTEETFGEDPWLVGVMATAYVKGLQGDKRDLLATLKHYVGHSFSEGARNHAPVHLGFSELNDTFLLPFEMAVKLANAGSVMPAYHDIDNQPGHSDHFLLTTVLREQWGFDGIIVADYGGVSLLHQHHGVSHDPAESAALAFNAGLDVELPKDDCARHLAEAVERGLISMAKVDEIVARVLSEKFRLGLFEKPYADEDSIDLQNEATRQVAREVATKSITLLENNGILPLNGKPRVAVVGPTADDPLALLSGYSFPVHLIISDMVEETSQVTTPRAALEQYLGASQIRYAKGCHIIEKRMAGAPVFPGDSGGKPMQQSPVSQRTDLIPDAVSAAQESDVVVACVGDLAGLFQSGTVGEGSDTDSLDLPGVQQQLLEALVATGKPVIVVMTGGRPYNLQGLEDKVAALMLAWAPGQEGGWAIADVLTGRAEPQGRLVVSVPKSAGAMPYYYNHKLKSGGTPFAFHFGALYPFGYGLGWTQFSWGAARLAESRVPVGGEVVLNVDITNTGERSGSEVVQVYVRDKVATQVRPLQELKAFQRVTLSPGETATLTFTLPVEMFNFTRRDGKRIVEPGEFELQVGASSADIREAVTVQVTGETRVLAGEWRMLSRCDMTRA